A window of Penaeus monodon isolate SGIC_2016 chromosome 40, NSTDA_Pmon_1, whole genome shotgun sequence contains these coding sequences:
- the LOC119598110 gene encoding hepatocyte growth factor activator-like isoform X1 — protein sequence MMRAGGLACALLLLASGASNALPQYGGAGLQQQQQEGQVGQQQQQQEEGGFWWQDKGVFESQGAVVGGTSGTAEGFTPTQSSDCALGHGCVPWQYCLNGEYKFNPSVNLDVRSPAKVPEHVSQKLCGQIGNVCCPIPEDILLQQQLAQAGVGGGVVAGVPGAGVHAEQTSVGGGGAGGYGGSGGIISGTVSGGGVVSGGLEQSSSGGHGQASSGGHGQASSGGHGQTSGGLSSQCRVGFDCVPSYQCDGGVINTSGVGLINIRTKVQKCANPEYPTVEAVCCKIPGASEPTILACPAPEECVPYGQCKEDGTINTDGTGLIDVRINTPCHLDSVNYEKGVCCLPPRPEPLATCPNGLVCELEGQCATPGALAADGAYTSCYTGSGATGICCEPPQPLDACPGDFLCKAVALCSSPATIDGSYAECYIQGGSGSIGVCCEPPAPLLTCPGELECKLQEHCDAPGALNVDGSYTTCYVGGGTDVGICCEPPVPLQTCPGGQQCKLQGQCNSPGALNADGSYTTCYVGGAVSDVGICCEPPPPVDVCPGGRSCVDQCSDPAAANADGSYTLCNKPDGSGVGACCELAKIVDVCPADSVCLPEVLCQGEFLNQDEVFVSYATGVTWSKCPLSGNLNTPGICCRTPKPVTYPTADTCGVRNYALDTRIKSPLAKNEAVFGEFPWQAIIFFTNYTYKCGASLVDERHLITGAHCVAGLRPDQIQVRLGEWQVNTYDEPLKYVDASVAEIALHPDFKGGSLHNDIALITLAAPVEFQFHINSVCVPDEQQVFGDTHCFATGWGKDAFNGSYQVILKQVDLPLVDNYACQEKLRKTRLGKYFILDKSFVCAGGEEGKDACTGDGGGPLVCKDATSGLYFLKGITAWGISCGEKDVPGVYADVQYLRPWLNSVWGQTAQQVSGYGK from the exons ATG ATGAGGGCCGGTGGACTGGCCTGTGCTTTGCTTCTCCTCGCCTCTGGGGCATCCAACGCCCTGCCCCAGTACGGCGGCGCGGGccttcagcagcagcagcaggagggccAGGTgggtcagcagcagcagcagcaggaggagggggggttctgGTGGCAGGATAAGGGCGTCTTTGAGAGTCAG GGCGCCGTCGTAGGAGGGACGTCAGGCACCGCGGAAGGATTCACGCCGACGCAGTCCAGCGACTGTGCCCTG GGACATGGGTGCGTGCCGTGGCAATACTGCCTCAACGGGGAGTACAAGTTCAACCCGAGTGTCAACCTCGACGTCCGCTCACCAGCCAAGGTTCCCGAACAC GTATCTCAAAAATTATGCGGACAAATCGGCAACGTCTGCTGCCCCATTCCCGAAGACATCCTCCTGCAGCAGCAGCTGGCACAGGCGGGCGTAGGAGGTGGTGTCGTTGCTGGGGTTCCCGGCGCTGGGGTCCACGCGGAGCAGACTAGTGTTGGCGGCGGCGGCGCTGGCGGCTATGGGGGCTCCGGAGGCATCATCAGTGGTACAGTGAGCGGAGGGGGCGTCGTCAGCGGCGGACTTGAGCAGAGCAGCAGCGGCGGGCATGGACAGGCCAGCAGCGGCGGGCATGGACAGGCCAGCAGCGGCGGGCATGGACAGACCAGCGGTGGTCTCTCGAGCCAGTGTCGGGTTGGATTCGACTGCGTGCCCTCATACCAGTGCGACGGCGGCGTCATCAACACCTCCGGAGTTGGCCTCATCAACATTCGCACCAAAGTGCAAAAG TGCGCCAACCCCGAGTACCCGACCGTGGAAGCCGTCTGCTGCAAGATCCCCGGCGCCAGCGAGCCCACCATCCTCGCGTGCCCCGCCCCCGAGGAGTGCGTGCCCTACGGACAGTGCAAGGAAGACGGCACCATCAACACGGACGGCACGGGACTCATTGACGTTAGGATCAATACG CCGTGCCACCTGGACAGCGTGAACTACGAGAAGGGCGTGTGCTGCCTCCCGCCGCGCCCGGAGCCGCTTGCCACGTGCCCCAATGGCCTCGTGTGCGAGCTCGAGGGCCAGTGCGCGACGCCTGGCGCCCTCGCCGCTGATGGGGCGTACACG TCGTGCTACACTGGCTCCGGCGCGACTGGCATCTGCTGCGAGCCGCCCCAGCCCCTCGACGCGTGCCCTGGGGACTTCCTGTGCAAGGCCGTGGCTCTGTGCAGCTCCCCGGCCACCATCGACGGGTCATACGCG GAATGTTACATTCAGGGCGGATCCGGAAGCATAGGTGTCTGCTGCGAACCCCCCGCCCCTCTGCTGACGTGCCCCGGGGAACTCGAGTGCAAGTTGCAAGAGCATTGCGACGCACCGGGAGCTCTCAACGTCGATGGATCCTACACG ACATGCTATGTGGGAGGCGGAACTGATGTAGGAATCTGCTGTGAGCCTCCCGTCCCCCTGCAGACCTGCCCCGGGGGCCAGCAGTGCAAGTTGCAAGGCCAGTGCAATTCCCCGGGCGCCCTCAATGCCGATGGGTCATACACG ACGTGCTACGTAGGCGGCGCAGTAAGCGACGTGGGCATCTGCTGTGAGCCTCCTCCCCCCGTCGACGTGTGCCCGGGAGGCCGGAGCTGCGTCGACCAGTGCAGCGACCCCGCCGCCGCCAATGCCGATGGATCGTATACT CTCTGCAACAAGCCTGACGGCAGCGGCGTCGGAGCCTGCTGCGAGCTGGCCAAGATTGTGGACGTGTGCCCTGCGGACTCCGTCTGCCTCCCGGAGGTACTGTGCCAGGGCGAGTTCCTCAATCAGGATGAGGTGTTCGTCTCCTACGCCACTGGGGTCACCTGGTCCAAGTGTCCCCTCAGCGGCAACCTCAACACACCCGGCATATGCTGCAGGACCCCGAAGCCTGTTACGTACCCGACGGCGGACACGTGCGGCGTGAGGAACTACGCGCTGGACACGCGCATCAAAAGCCCCCTGGCGAAGAACGAGGCGGTGTTCGGTGAGTTCCCGTGGCAGGCCATCATCTTCTTCACCAACTACACGTACAAGTGCGGGGCGTCGCTGGTCGACGAGCGGCACCTGATCACGGGGGCGCACTGCGTTGCTGGCTTGAGGCCCGACCAGATCCAGGTGCGGCTGGGCGAGTGGCAGGTCAACACGTACGACGAGCCGCTCAAGTACGTAGACGCGTCCGTGGCCGAGATCGCCTTGCACCCCGACTTCAAGGGCGGCTCCCTTCACAACGACATCGCCCTCATCACCCTCGCCGCCCCCGTCGAGTTCCAGTTCCACATCAACAGCGTTTGTGTCCCCGACGAGCAGCAGGTCTTCGGCGACACCCACTGCTTCGCCACGGGCTGGGGCAAGGACGCCTTCAACGGCTCCTACCAGGTGATCCTGAAGCAGGTCGACCTTCCCCTGGTGGACAACTACGCCTGCCAGGAGAAGCTTCGGAAGACACGCCTCGGAAAGTACTTCATTCTAGACAAGTCCTTCGTCTGCGCCGGCGGGGAGGAGGGCAAGGACGCCTGCACAGGAGATGGAGGCGGCCCCCTTGTGTGCAAGGACGCCACCAGCGGCCTTTACTTCCTGAAAGGCATCACCGCCTGGGGCATTTCCTGCGGCGAGAAGGACGTGCCCGGCGTCTACGCCGACGTGCAGTACCTCCGGCCGTGGCTGAACTCCGTGTGGGGCCAGACGGCGCAGCAGGTGTCTGGCTATGGGAAGTAG
- the LOC119598110 gene encoding hepatocyte growth factor activator-like isoform X3 codes for MMRAGGLACALLLLASGASNALPQYGGAGLQQQQQEGQGAVVGGTSGTAEGFTPTQSSDCALGHGCVPWQYCLNGEYKFNPSVNLDVRSPAKVPEHVSQKLCGQIGNVCCPIPEDILLQQQLAQAGVGGGVVAGVPGAGVHAEQTSVGGGGAGGYGGSGGIISGTVSGGGVVSGGLEQSSSGGHGQASSGGHGQASSGGHGQTSGGLSSQCRVGFDCVPSYQCDGGVINTSGVGLINIRTKVQKCANPEYPTVEAVCCKIPGASEPTILACPAPEECVPYGQCKEDGTINTDGTGLIDVRINTPCHLDSVNYEKGVCCLPPRPEPLATCPNGLVCELEGQCATPGALAADGAYTSCYTGSGATGICCEPPQPLDACPGDFLCKAVALCSSPATIDGSYAECYIQGGSGSIGVCCEPPAPLLTCPGELECKLQEHCDAPGALNVDGSYTTCYVGGGTDVGICCEPPVPLQTCPGGQQCKLQGQCNSPGALNADGSYTTCYVGGAVSDVGICCEPPPPVDVCPGGRSCVDQCSDPAAANADGSYTLCNKPDGSGVGACCELAKIVDVCPADSVCLPEVLCQGEFLNQDEVFVSYATGVTWSKCPLSGNLNTPGICCRTPKPVTYPTADTCGVRNYALDTRIKSPLAKNEAVFGEFPWQAIIFFTNYTYKCGASLVDERHLITGAHCVAGLRPDQIQVRLGEWQVNTYDEPLKYVDASVAEIALHPDFKGGSLHNDIALITLAAPVEFQFHINSVCVPDEQQVFGDTHCFATGWGKDAFNGSYQVILKQVDLPLVDNYACQEKLRKTRLGKYFILDKSFVCAGGEEGKDACTGDGGGPLVCKDATSGLYFLKGITAWGISCGEKDVPGVYADVQYLRPWLNSVWGQTAQQVSGYGK; via the exons ATG ATGAGGGCCGGTGGACTGGCCTGTGCTTTGCTTCTCCTCGCCTCTGGGGCATCCAACGCCCTGCCCCAGTACGGCGGCGCGGGccttcagcagcagcagcaggagggccAG GGCGCCGTCGTAGGAGGGACGTCAGGCACCGCGGAAGGATTCACGCCGACGCAGTCCAGCGACTGTGCCCTG GGACATGGGTGCGTGCCGTGGCAATACTGCCTCAACGGGGAGTACAAGTTCAACCCGAGTGTCAACCTCGACGTCCGCTCACCAGCCAAGGTTCCCGAACAC GTATCTCAAAAATTATGCGGACAAATCGGCAACGTCTGCTGCCCCATTCCCGAAGACATCCTCCTGCAGCAGCAGCTGGCACAGGCGGGCGTAGGAGGTGGTGTCGTTGCTGGGGTTCCCGGCGCTGGGGTCCACGCGGAGCAGACTAGTGTTGGCGGCGGCGGCGCTGGCGGCTATGGGGGCTCCGGAGGCATCATCAGTGGTACAGTGAGCGGAGGGGGCGTCGTCAGCGGCGGACTTGAGCAGAGCAGCAGCGGCGGGCATGGACAGGCCAGCAGCGGCGGGCATGGACAGGCCAGCAGCGGCGGGCATGGACAGACCAGCGGTGGTCTCTCGAGCCAGTGTCGGGTTGGATTCGACTGCGTGCCCTCATACCAGTGCGACGGCGGCGTCATCAACACCTCCGGAGTTGGCCTCATCAACATTCGCACCAAAGTGCAAAAG TGCGCCAACCCCGAGTACCCGACCGTGGAAGCCGTCTGCTGCAAGATCCCCGGCGCCAGCGAGCCCACCATCCTCGCGTGCCCCGCCCCCGAGGAGTGCGTGCCCTACGGACAGTGCAAGGAAGACGGCACCATCAACACGGACGGCACGGGACTCATTGACGTTAGGATCAATACG CCGTGCCACCTGGACAGCGTGAACTACGAGAAGGGCGTGTGCTGCCTCCCGCCGCGCCCGGAGCCGCTTGCCACGTGCCCCAATGGCCTCGTGTGCGAGCTCGAGGGCCAGTGCGCGACGCCTGGCGCCCTCGCCGCTGATGGGGCGTACACG TCGTGCTACACTGGCTCCGGCGCGACTGGCATCTGCTGCGAGCCGCCCCAGCCCCTCGACGCGTGCCCTGGGGACTTCCTGTGCAAGGCCGTGGCTCTGTGCAGCTCCCCGGCCACCATCGACGGGTCATACGCG GAATGTTACATTCAGGGCGGATCCGGAAGCATAGGTGTCTGCTGCGAACCCCCCGCCCCTCTGCTGACGTGCCCCGGGGAACTCGAGTGCAAGTTGCAAGAGCATTGCGACGCACCGGGAGCTCTCAACGTCGATGGATCCTACACG ACATGCTATGTGGGAGGCGGAACTGATGTAGGAATCTGCTGTGAGCCTCCCGTCCCCCTGCAGACCTGCCCCGGGGGCCAGCAGTGCAAGTTGCAAGGCCAGTGCAATTCCCCGGGCGCCCTCAATGCCGATGGGTCATACACG ACGTGCTACGTAGGCGGCGCAGTAAGCGACGTGGGCATCTGCTGTGAGCCTCCTCCCCCCGTCGACGTGTGCCCGGGAGGCCGGAGCTGCGTCGACCAGTGCAGCGACCCCGCCGCCGCCAATGCCGATGGATCGTATACT CTCTGCAACAAGCCTGACGGCAGCGGCGTCGGAGCCTGCTGCGAGCTGGCCAAGATTGTGGACGTGTGCCCTGCGGACTCCGTCTGCCTCCCGGAGGTACTGTGCCAGGGCGAGTTCCTCAATCAGGATGAGGTGTTCGTCTCCTACGCCACTGGGGTCACCTGGTCCAAGTGTCCCCTCAGCGGCAACCTCAACACACCCGGCATATGCTGCAGGACCCCGAAGCCTGTTACGTACCCGACGGCGGACACGTGCGGCGTGAGGAACTACGCGCTGGACACGCGCATCAAAAGCCCCCTGGCGAAGAACGAGGCGGTGTTCGGTGAGTTCCCGTGGCAGGCCATCATCTTCTTCACCAACTACACGTACAAGTGCGGGGCGTCGCTGGTCGACGAGCGGCACCTGATCACGGGGGCGCACTGCGTTGCTGGCTTGAGGCCCGACCAGATCCAGGTGCGGCTGGGCGAGTGGCAGGTCAACACGTACGACGAGCCGCTCAAGTACGTAGACGCGTCCGTGGCCGAGATCGCCTTGCACCCCGACTTCAAGGGCGGCTCCCTTCACAACGACATCGCCCTCATCACCCTCGCCGCCCCCGTCGAGTTCCAGTTCCACATCAACAGCGTTTGTGTCCCCGACGAGCAGCAGGTCTTCGGCGACACCCACTGCTTCGCCACGGGCTGGGGCAAGGACGCCTTCAACGGCTCCTACCAGGTGATCCTGAAGCAGGTCGACCTTCCCCTGGTGGACAACTACGCCTGCCAGGAGAAGCTTCGGAAGACACGCCTCGGAAAGTACTTCATTCTAGACAAGTCCTTCGTCTGCGCCGGCGGGGAGGAGGGCAAGGACGCCTGCACAGGAGATGGAGGCGGCCCCCTTGTGTGCAAGGACGCCACCAGCGGCCTTTACTTCCTGAAAGGCATCACCGCCTGGGGCATTTCCTGCGGCGAGAAGGACGTGCCCGGCGTCTACGCCGACGTGCAGTACCTCCGGCCGTGGCTGAACTCCGTGTGGGGCCAGACGGCGCAGCAGGTGTCTGGCTATGGGAAGTAG
- the LOC119598110 gene encoding hepatocyte growth factor activator-like isoform X4, translating to MRAGGLACALLLLASGASNALPQYGGAGLQQQQQEGQGAVVGGTSGTAEGFTPTQSSDCALGHGCVPWQYCLNGEYKFNPSVNLDVRSPAKVPEHVSQKLCGQIGNVCCPIPEDILLQQQLAQAGVGGGVVAGVPGAGVHAEQTSVGGGGAGGYGGSGGIISGTVSGGGVVSGGLEQSSSGGHGQASSGGHGQASSGGHGQTSGGLSSQCRVGFDCVPSYQCDGGVINTSGVGLINIRTKVQKCANPEYPTVEAVCCKIPGASEPTILACPAPEECVPYGQCKEDGTINTDGTGLIDVRINTPCHLDSVNYEKGVCCLPPRPEPLATCPNGLVCELEGQCATPGALAADGAYTSCYTGSGATGICCEPPQPLDACPGDFLCKAVALCSSPATIDGSYAECYIQGGSGSIGVCCEPPAPLLTCPGELECKLQEHCDAPGALNVDGSYTTCYVGGGTDVGICCEPPVPLQTCPGGQQCKLQGQCNSPGALNADGSYTTCYVGGAVSDVGICCEPPPPVDVCPGGRSCVDQCSDPAAANADGSYTLCNKPDGSGVGACCELAKIVDVCPADSVCLPEVLCQGEFLNQDEVFVSYATGVTWSKCPLSGNLNTPGICCRTPKPVTYPTADTCGVRNYALDTRIKSPLAKNEAVFGEFPWQAIIFFTNYTYKCGASLVDERHLITGAHCVAGLRPDQIQVRLGEWQVNTYDEPLKYVDASVAEIALHPDFKGGSLHNDIALITLAAPVEFQFHINSVCVPDEQQVFGDTHCFATGWGKDAFNGSYQVILKQVDLPLVDNYACQEKLRKTRLGKYFILDKSFVCAGGEEGKDACTGDGGGPLVCKDATSGLYFLKGITAWGISCGEKDVPGVYADVQYLRPWLNSVWGQTAQQVSGYGK from the exons ATGAGGGCCGGTGGACTGGCCTGTGCTTTGCTTCTCCTCGCCTCTGGGGCATCCAACGCCCTGCCCCAGTACGGCGGCGCGGGccttcagcagcagcagcaggagggccAG GGCGCCGTCGTAGGAGGGACGTCAGGCACCGCGGAAGGATTCACGCCGACGCAGTCCAGCGACTGTGCCCTG GGACATGGGTGCGTGCCGTGGCAATACTGCCTCAACGGGGAGTACAAGTTCAACCCGAGTGTCAACCTCGACGTCCGCTCACCAGCCAAGGTTCCCGAACAC GTATCTCAAAAATTATGCGGACAAATCGGCAACGTCTGCTGCCCCATTCCCGAAGACATCCTCCTGCAGCAGCAGCTGGCACAGGCGGGCGTAGGAGGTGGTGTCGTTGCTGGGGTTCCCGGCGCTGGGGTCCACGCGGAGCAGACTAGTGTTGGCGGCGGCGGCGCTGGCGGCTATGGGGGCTCCGGAGGCATCATCAGTGGTACAGTGAGCGGAGGGGGCGTCGTCAGCGGCGGACTTGAGCAGAGCAGCAGCGGCGGGCATGGACAGGCCAGCAGCGGCGGGCATGGACAGGCCAGCAGCGGCGGGCATGGACAGACCAGCGGTGGTCTCTCGAGCCAGTGTCGGGTTGGATTCGACTGCGTGCCCTCATACCAGTGCGACGGCGGCGTCATCAACACCTCCGGAGTTGGCCTCATCAACATTCGCACCAAAGTGCAAAAG TGCGCCAACCCCGAGTACCCGACCGTGGAAGCCGTCTGCTGCAAGATCCCCGGCGCCAGCGAGCCCACCATCCTCGCGTGCCCCGCCCCCGAGGAGTGCGTGCCCTACGGACAGTGCAAGGAAGACGGCACCATCAACACGGACGGCACGGGACTCATTGACGTTAGGATCAATACG CCGTGCCACCTGGACAGCGTGAACTACGAGAAGGGCGTGTGCTGCCTCCCGCCGCGCCCGGAGCCGCTTGCCACGTGCCCCAATGGCCTCGTGTGCGAGCTCGAGGGCCAGTGCGCGACGCCTGGCGCCCTCGCCGCTGATGGGGCGTACACG TCGTGCTACACTGGCTCCGGCGCGACTGGCATCTGCTGCGAGCCGCCCCAGCCCCTCGACGCGTGCCCTGGGGACTTCCTGTGCAAGGCCGTGGCTCTGTGCAGCTCCCCGGCCACCATCGACGGGTCATACGCG GAATGTTACATTCAGGGCGGATCCGGAAGCATAGGTGTCTGCTGCGAACCCCCCGCCCCTCTGCTGACGTGCCCCGGGGAACTCGAGTGCAAGTTGCAAGAGCATTGCGACGCACCGGGAGCTCTCAACGTCGATGGATCCTACACG ACATGCTATGTGGGAGGCGGAACTGATGTAGGAATCTGCTGTGAGCCTCCCGTCCCCCTGCAGACCTGCCCCGGGGGCCAGCAGTGCAAGTTGCAAGGCCAGTGCAATTCCCCGGGCGCCCTCAATGCCGATGGGTCATACACG ACGTGCTACGTAGGCGGCGCAGTAAGCGACGTGGGCATCTGCTGTGAGCCTCCTCCCCCCGTCGACGTGTGCCCGGGAGGCCGGAGCTGCGTCGACCAGTGCAGCGACCCCGCCGCCGCCAATGCCGATGGATCGTATACT CTCTGCAACAAGCCTGACGGCAGCGGCGTCGGAGCCTGCTGCGAGCTGGCCAAGATTGTGGACGTGTGCCCTGCGGACTCCGTCTGCCTCCCGGAGGTACTGTGCCAGGGCGAGTTCCTCAATCAGGATGAGGTGTTCGTCTCCTACGCCACTGGGGTCACCTGGTCCAAGTGTCCCCTCAGCGGCAACCTCAACACACCCGGCATATGCTGCAGGACCCCGAAGCCTGTTACGTACCCGACGGCGGACACGTGCGGCGTGAGGAACTACGCGCTGGACACGCGCATCAAAAGCCCCCTGGCGAAGAACGAGGCGGTGTTCGGTGAGTTCCCGTGGCAGGCCATCATCTTCTTCACCAACTACACGTACAAGTGCGGGGCGTCGCTGGTCGACGAGCGGCACCTGATCACGGGGGCGCACTGCGTTGCTGGCTTGAGGCCCGACCAGATCCAGGTGCGGCTGGGCGAGTGGCAGGTCAACACGTACGACGAGCCGCTCAAGTACGTAGACGCGTCCGTGGCCGAGATCGCCTTGCACCCCGACTTCAAGGGCGGCTCCCTTCACAACGACATCGCCCTCATCACCCTCGCCGCCCCCGTCGAGTTCCAGTTCCACATCAACAGCGTTTGTGTCCCCGACGAGCAGCAGGTCTTCGGCGACACCCACTGCTTCGCCACGGGCTGGGGCAAGGACGCCTTCAACGGCTCCTACCAGGTGATCCTGAAGCAGGTCGACCTTCCCCTGGTGGACAACTACGCCTGCCAGGAGAAGCTTCGGAAGACACGCCTCGGAAAGTACTTCATTCTAGACAAGTCCTTCGTCTGCGCCGGCGGGGAGGAGGGCAAGGACGCCTGCACAGGAGATGGAGGCGGCCCCCTTGTGTGCAAGGACGCCACCAGCGGCCTTTACTTCCTGAAAGGCATCACCGCCTGGGGCATTTCCTGCGGCGAGAAGGACGTGCCCGGCGTCTACGCCGACGTGCAGTACCTCCGGCCGTGGCTGAACTCCGTGTGGGGCCAGACGGCGCAGCAGGTGTCTGGCTATGGGAAGTAG
- the LOC119598110 gene encoding hepatocyte growth factor activator-like isoform X2 has product MRAGGLACALLLLASGASNALPQYGGAGLQQQQQEGQVGQQQQQQEEGGFWWQDKGVFESQGAVVGGTSGTAEGFTPTQSSDCALGHGCVPWQYCLNGEYKFNPSVNLDVRSPAKVPEHVSQKLCGQIGNVCCPIPEDILLQQQLAQAGVGGGVVAGVPGAGVHAEQTSVGGGGAGGYGGSGGIISGTVSGGGVVSGGLEQSSSGGHGQASSGGHGQASSGGHGQTSGGLSSQCRVGFDCVPSYQCDGGVINTSGVGLINIRTKVQKCANPEYPTVEAVCCKIPGASEPTILACPAPEECVPYGQCKEDGTINTDGTGLIDVRINTPCHLDSVNYEKGVCCLPPRPEPLATCPNGLVCELEGQCATPGALAADGAYTSCYTGSGATGICCEPPQPLDACPGDFLCKAVALCSSPATIDGSYAECYIQGGSGSIGVCCEPPAPLLTCPGELECKLQEHCDAPGALNVDGSYTTCYVGGGTDVGICCEPPVPLQTCPGGQQCKLQGQCNSPGALNADGSYTTCYVGGAVSDVGICCEPPPPVDVCPGGRSCVDQCSDPAAANADGSYTLCNKPDGSGVGACCELAKIVDVCPADSVCLPEVLCQGEFLNQDEVFVSYATGVTWSKCPLSGNLNTPGICCRTPKPVTYPTADTCGVRNYALDTRIKSPLAKNEAVFGEFPWQAIIFFTNYTYKCGASLVDERHLITGAHCVAGLRPDQIQVRLGEWQVNTYDEPLKYVDASVAEIALHPDFKGGSLHNDIALITLAAPVEFQFHINSVCVPDEQQVFGDTHCFATGWGKDAFNGSYQVILKQVDLPLVDNYACQEKLRKTRLGKYFILDKSFVCAGGEEGKDACTGDGGGPLVCKDATSGLYFLKGITAWGISCGEKDVPGVYADVQYLRPWLNSVWGQTAQQVSGYGK; this is encoded by the exons ATGAGGGCCGGTGGACTGGCCTGTGCTTTGCTTCTCCTCGCCTCTGGGGCATCCAACGCCCTGCCCCAGTACGGCGGCGCGGGccttcagcagcagcagcaggagggccAGGTgggtcagcagcagcagcagcaggaggagggggggttctgGTGGCAGGATAAGGGCGTCTTTGAGAGTCAG GGCGCCGTCGTAGGAGGGACGTCAGGCACCGCGGAAGGATTCACGCCGACGCAGTCCAGCGACTGTGCCCTG GGACATGGGTGCGTGCCGTGGCAATACTGCCTCAACGGGGAGTACAAGTTCAACCCGAGTGTCAACCTCGACGTCCGCTCACCAGCCAAGGTTCCCGAACAC GTATCTCAAAAATTATGCGGACAAATCGGCAACGTCTGCTGCCCCATTCCCGAAGACATCCTCCTGCAGCAGCAGCTGGCACAGGCGGGCGTAGGAGGTGGTGTCGTTGCTGGGGTTCCCGGCGCTGGGGTCCACGCGGAGCAGACTAGTGTTGGCGGCGGCGGCGCTGGCGGCTATGGGGGCTCCGGAGGCATCATCAGTGGTACAGTGAGCGGAGGGGGCGTCGTCAGCGGCGGACTTGAGCAGAGCAGCAGCGGCGGGCATGGACAGGCCAGCAGCGGCGGGCATGGACAGGCCAGCAGCGGCGGGCATGGACAGACCAGCGGTGGTCTCTCGAGCCAGTGTCGGGTTGGATTCGACTGCGTGCCCTCATACCAGTGCGACGGCGGCGTCATCAACACCTCCGGAGTTGGCCTCATCAACATTCGCACCAAAGTGCAAAAG TGCGCCAACCCCGAGTACCCGACCGTGGAAGCCGTCTGCTGCAAGATCCCCGGCGCCAGCGAGCCCACCATCCTCGCGTGCCCCGCCCCCGAGGAGTGCGTGCCCTACGGACAGTGCAAGGAAGACGGCACCATCAACACGGACGGCACGGGACTCATTGACGTTAGGATCAATACG CCGTGCCACCTGGACAGCGTGAACTACGAGAAGGGCGTGTGCTGCCTCCCGCCGCGCCCGGAGCCGCTTGCCACGTGCCCCAATGGCCTCGTGTGCGAGCTCGAGGGCCAGTGCGCGACGCCTGGCGCCCTCGCCGCTGATGGGGCGTACACG TCGTGCTACACTGGCTCCGGCGCGACTGGCATCTGCTGCGAGCCGCCCCAGCCCCTCGACGCGTGCCCTGGGGACTTCCTGTGCAAGGCCGTGGCTCTGTGCAGCTCCCCGGCCACCATCGACGGGTCATACGCG GAATGTTACATTCAGGGCGGATCCGGAAGCATAGGTGTCTGCTGCGAACCCCCCGCCCCTCTGCTGACGTGCCCCGGGGAACTCGAGTGCAAGTTGCAAGAGCATTGCGACGCACCGGGAGCTCTCAACGTCGATGGATCCTACACG ACATGCTATGTGGGAGGCGGAACTGATGTAGGAATCTGCTGTGAGCCTCCCGTCCCCCTGCAGACCTGCCCCGGGGGCCAGCAGTGCAAGTTGCAAGGCCAGTGCAATTCCCCGGGCGCCCTCAATGCCGATGGGTCATACACG ACGTGCTACGTAGGCGGCGCAGTAAGCGACGTGGGCATCTGCTGTGAGCCTCCTCCCCCCGTCGACGTGTGCCCGGGAGGCCGGAGCTGCGTCGACCAGTGCAGCGACCCCGCCGCCGCCAATGCCGATGGATCGTATACT CTCTGCAACAAGCCTGACGGCAGCGGCGTCGGAGCCTGCTGCGAGCTGGCCAAGATTGTGGACGTGTGCCCTGCGGACTCCGTCTGCCTCCCGGAGGTACTGTGCCAGGGCGAGTTCCTCAATCAGGATGAGGTGTTCGTCTCCTACGCCACTGGGGTCACCTGGTCCAAGTGTCCCCTCAGCGGCAACCTCAACACACCCGGCATATGCTGCAGGACCCCGAAGCCTGTTACGTACCCGACGGCGGACACGTGCGGCGTGAGGAACTACGCGCTGGACACGCGCATCAAAAGCCCCCTGGCGAAGAACGAGGCGGTGTTCGGTGAGTTCCCGTGGCAGGCCATCATCTTCTTCACCAACTACACGTACAAGTGCGGGGCGTCGCTGGTCGACGAGCGGCACCTGATCACGGGGGCGCACTGCGTTGCTGGCTTGAGGCCCGACCAGATCCAGGTGCGGCTGGGCGAGTGGCAGGTCAACACGTACGACGAGCCGCTCAAGTACGTAGACGCGTCCGTGGCCGAGATCGCCTTGCACCCCGACTTCAAGGGCGGCTCCCTTCACAACGACATCGCCCTCATCACCCTCGCCGCCCCCGTCGAGTTCCAGTTCCACATCAACAGCGTTTGTGTCCCCGACGAGCAGCAGGTCTTCGGCGACACCCACTGCTTCGCCACGGGCTGGGGCAAGGACGCCTTCAACGGCTCCTACCAGGTGATCCTGAAGCAGGTCGACCTTCCCCTGGTGGACAACTACGCCTGCCAGGAGAAGCTTCGGAAGACACGCCTCGGAAAGTACTTCATTCTAGACAAGTCCTTCGTCTGCGCCGGCGGGGAGGAGGGCAAGGACGCCTGCACAGGAGATGGAGGCGGCCCCCTTGTGTGCAAGGACGCCACCAGCGGCCTTTACTTCCTGAAAGGCATCACCGCCTGGGGCATTTCCTGCGGCGAGAAGGACGTGCCCGGCGTCTACGCCGACGTGCAGTACCTCCGGCCGTGGCTGAACTCCGTGTGGGGCCAGACGGCGCAGCAGGTGTCTGGCTATGGGAAGTAG